The following are encoded together in the Bacillus sp. V2I10 genome:
- the rplV gene encoding 50S ribosomal protein L22 encodes MQAKAVAKTVRIAPRKVRLVIDLIRGKQIGEAVAILRHTPKTASPVIEKVLKSAVANAEHNFEMDVNNLVITEAYVGEGPTLKRFRPRAMGRASAINKRTSHITIVVSEKKEG; translated from the coding sequence ATGCAAGCTAAAGCCGTTGCAAAAACTGTACGTATTGCTCCTCGAAAAGTTCGTTTAGTAATTGACCTTATCCGAGGAAAGCAAATTGGTGAAGCGGTAGCGATTCTTCGTCACACACCGAAAACTGCTTCTCCAGTTATTGAAAAAGTTCTAAAATCTGCTGTGGCAAATGCTGAGCACAACTTTGAAATGGATGTTAACAATTTAGTTATAACTGAAGCTTATGTAGGCGAAGGTCCAACTCTTAAACGTTTCCGTCCACGTGCAATGGGTCGTGCTAGTGCTATCAACAAACGTACGAGCCACATTACAATCGTTGTATCAGAAAAGAAGGAGGGATAA
- the rplB gene encoding 50S ribosomal protein L2, with amino-acid sequence MAIKKYKPTSNGRRGMTVSDFAEITTNKPEKSLLAPVHRKGGRNNQGKITVRHQGGGHKRQYRIIDFKRDKDGIPGRVATIEYDPNRSANIALINYADGEKRYILAPKNLEVGLQIVSGPEADIKVGNALPLQNIPVGTVIHNIELKPGKGGQLVRSAGTSAQVLGKEGKYVLVRLNSGEVRMILSTCRATVGQVGNEQHELINIGKAGRSRWLGIRPTVRGSVMNPNDHPHGGGEGRAPIGRKSPMTPWGKPTLGYKTRKKTNKSDKFIVRRRKK; translated from the coding sequence ATGGCGATTAAAAAGTACAAACCAACCTCAAATGGTCGTCGCGGCATGACGGTTTCTGATTTCGCTGAAATCACAACGAATAAACCAGAAAAGTCATTACTTGCGCCTGTTCACAGAAAAGGCGGTCGTAACAACCAAGGTAAAATCACTGTACGTCATCAAGGCGGCGGTCACAAACGTCAATATCGTATTATTGATTTTAAACGCGATAAAGATGGTATACCAGGACGCGTTGCTACAATTGAGTATGATCCAAATCGTTCTGCAAACATTGCACTAATCAACTATGCAGATGGTGAGAAAAGATATATCCTTGCTCCAAAAAACCTAGAAGTAGGTTTACAAATTGTTTCTGGCCCTGAGGCTGATATTAAAGTGGGTAATGCACTTCCACTTCAAAATATTCCTGTAGGTACAGTTATCCACAATATCGAGTTAAAACCAGGTAAAGGCGGGCAATTAGTACGTTCTGCTGGAACTTCTGCGCAAGTACTAGGTAAAGAAGGCAAATACGTATTAGTTCGTTTAAATTCTGGTGAAGTTCGTATGATTCTTTCAACTTGCCGCGCGACTGTTGGTCAGGTAGGAAATGAACAACATGAACTTATCAACATTGGTAAAGCTGGACGTTCTCGCTGGTTAGGCATCAGACCTACAGTTCGTGGTTCTGTAATGAACCCTAATGATCACCCTCATGGTGGTGGTGAAGGTCGCGCTCCAATCGGACGTAAGTCTCCAATGACTCCTTGGGGTAAACCAACTCTTGGTTATAAAACTCGCAAGAAGACCAATAAGTCAGATAAATTCATCGTACGTCGTCGTAAAAAATAA
- the rpsC gene encoding 30S ribosomal protein S3 gives MGQKVNPVGLRIGVIRDWESKWFAGKDYANLLHEDIKVREYINQRLSDASVSKIEIERAANRVNVTVHTAKPGMVIGKGGTEVEALRKALNQLTGKRVHINILEIKRADLDAKLVAENIARQLENRISFRRAQKQTIQRAMRAGAKGIKTMVSGRLGGADIARSEHYSEGTVPLHTLRADIDYGTAEADTTYGKLGVKVWIYRGEVLPTKKKKEEGGK, from the coding sequence GTGGGTCAAAAGGTAAATCCAGTCGGTCTTCGCATTGGTGTCATTCGTGATTGGGAATCTAAATGGTTCGCTGGAAAAGATTATGCTAATCTTTTGCATGAAGACATTAAAGTTCGTGAATATATCAACCAACGTTTAAGCGACGCTTCTGTTTCTAAGATTGAAATTGAACGTGCTGCAAATCGTGTGAATGTTACAGTACACACAGCTAAACCGGGCATGGTTATCGGTAAAGGCGGTACTGAAGTGGAAGCACTTCGTAAAGCTCTTAATCAATTAACTGGCAAACGTGTACACATCAACATCCTTGAAATTAAAAGAGCTGATTTAGATGCTAAATTAGTTGCTGAAAATATTGCTCGTCAATTAGAAAACCGTATTTCTTTCCGTCGTGCTCAAAAGCAAACAATTCAACGTGCTATGCGCGCTGGTGCAAAAGGAATTAAAACAATGGTATCTGGTCGTCTTGGCGGTGCTGATATTGCTCGTTCTGAACATTACAGTGAAGGAACTGTTCCACTTCACACTCTTCGTGCTGATATTGACTATGGTACAGCTGAAGCTGACACTACTTATGGTAAATTAGGCGTAAAAGTTTGGATCTATCGTGGAGAGGTTCTTCCTACTAAGAAGAAAAAAGAGGAAGGAGGAAAATAA
- the rplD gene encoding 50S ribosomal protein L4: MPKVALLNQSGSNVGEIELNDSVFGIEPNQHVLFDAVIMQRASLRQGNHKVKNRSEVRGGGRKPWKQKGTGRARQGSIRSPQWRGGGIVFGPTPRSYAYKLPKKVRRLAIKSALSSKVQENNVLVLEDLLMNAPKTKEMTSILTGLSIEKKALIVTADVNETVTLSARNIPGITVLTANSINVLDVLNHEKLVMTKAAVEKVEEVLA, translated from the coding sequence ATGCCGAAAGTAGCATTATTAAACCAAAGCGGATCAAACGTTGGGGAAATTGAGCTAAATGATTCCGTTTTTGGTATCGAACCTAATCAGCACGTTTTATTCGATGCGGTTATCATGCAAAGAGCTTCCTTGCGTCAAGGAAACCATAAAGTAAAAAATCGTTCAGAAGTTAGAGGCGGAGGTCGCAAGCCTTGGAAACAAAAAGGTACTGGGCGTGCTCGTCAAGGATCTATCCGTTCTCCACAATGGCGCGGCGGTGGTATCGTATTCGGTCCAACACCACGCAGCTATGCTTACAAATTACCGAAAAAAGTTCGCCGTTTAGCGATCAAATCAGCTCTATCATCTAAAGTGCAAGAAAACAATGTATTAGTATTAGAAGACTTACTAATGAATGCTCCAAAAACAAAAGAAATGACTTCTATCTTAACGGGTCTTTCTATTGAAAAGAAAGCATTGATTGTTACTGCTGATGTAAACGAGACTGTTACATTATCTGCACGTAACATCCCTGGCATTACAGTTCTTACTGCTAATTCAATTAATGTTTTAGATGTACTTAACCATGAGAAGCTTGTTATGACAAAAGCAGCTGTGGAAAAAGTAGAGGAGGTGCTTGCATAA
- the rplC gene encoding 50S ribosomal protein L3 — protein sequence MTKGILGKKIGMTQVFTEKGDLIPVTVIEATGNVVLQLKTVESDGYAAVQVGFSDKRDKLSNKPAKGHVAKANTAPKRFVREFRGEAGEYEVGQEVKVDIFTAGDVVDVTGISKGKGFQGSIKRHNQSRGPMSHGSRYHRRPGSMGPVAPNRVFKNKLLPGRMGGERTTVQNLEIIKVDVERNLLLIKGNVPGPKKALITVKKAVKSN from the coding sequence ATGACCAAAGGAATCTTAGGAAAAAAAATCGGTATGACTCAAGTATTCACGGAAAAGGGTGACCTTATCCCGGTAACAGTAATTGAGGCTACTGGAAACGTTGTTCTTCAATTGAAAACTGTTGAAAGTGACGGCTATGCTGCTGTTCAAGTCGGTTTCTCAGACAAACGCGACAAACTTTCTAACAAACCTGCAAAAGGACACGTTGCAAAAGCTAATACTGCACCTAAGCGCTTCGTAAGGGAATTCCGCGGAGAAGCTGGTGAGTATGAAGTTGGTCAGGAAGTCAAAGTTGATATTTTCACTGCTGGAGATGTAGTAGATGTAACAGGTATCTCGAAAGGTAAAGGTTTCCAAGGCTCTATCAAACGCCATAACCAATCTCGCGGACCAATGTCACATGGTTCACGTTACCACCGTCGCCCAGGTTCAATGGGTCCTGTTGCTCCAAACCGTGTATTCAAAAACAAACTTTTACCAGGACGTATGGGTGGAGAGCGCACTACTGTTCAAAACCTCGAAATCATTAAAGTTGACGTTGAACGCAACTTGTTATTGATCAAAGGTAATGTACCTGGTCCTAAAAAAGCACTTATTACTGTTAAAAAAGCAGTAAAATCTAATTAA
- the rplW gene encoding 50S ribosomal protein L23 — MKDPRDIIKRPVITELSTDLMTEKKYTFEVDVKANKSQVKDAIEAIFSVKVEKVNVMNYKGKYKRVGRYSGLTNKRKKAVVKLTADSKEIELFEV, encoded by the coding sequence ATGAAAGATCCTCGTGATATTATTAAGCGCCCCGTAATCACTGAATTATCAACAGACTTAATGACTGAAAAGAAATACACGTTTGAAGTAGATGTTAAAGCTAACAAATCTCAAGTTAAAGACGCTATCGAAGCAATCTTTAGTGTGAAAGTTGAGAAAGTTAACGTAATGAACTACAAAGGTAAATACAAACGTGTGGGACGATATTCAGGTCTTACTAATAAGCGTAAAAAAGCCGTAGTTAAATTAACGGCTGACAGCAAAGAAATCGAATTATTCGAAGTCTAA
- the rpsS gene encoding 30S ribosomal protein S19, whose amino-acid sequence MGRSLKKGPFVDEHLIKKVEKLNESEKKQVIKTWSRRSTIFPQFIGQTIAVYDGRKHVPVYVTEDMVGHKLGEFAPTRTYKGHAADDKKTRR is encoded by the coding sequence ATGGGCCGTAGCTTGAAAAAAGGACCATTCGTAGATGAGCATTTAATCAAAAAGGTTGAAAAGTTAAACGAATCAGAGAAAAAACAAGTGATCAAAACTTGGTCTCGTCGTTCTACTATTTTTCCACAATTCATCGGTCAAACGATCGCAGTATATGATGGTCGCAAACATGTTCCTGTATACGTAACTGAAGATATGGTTGGACACAAACTTGGTGAGTTTGCTCCTACACGTACGTATAAAGGCCATGCAGCTGACGATAAAAAAACAAGACGTTAA